Proteins co-encoded in one Juglans regia cultivar Chandler chromosome 16, Walnut 2.0, whole genome shotgun sequence genomic window:
- the LOC108993465 gene encoding retinoblastoma-related protein-like isoform X7 produces MTRAALEKTEDAKPLDATSSISRTCSCNMDRPEARFTNFCEMGLSLDENTCTIAMKLFKETKHLLLANSSAIGNGTPDEAERFWFAFVLYAVKRLSVNNGDSEQQGCDDNGFTLCQILRVAKLTIVDFFRELPHFVVKAGPILSNLYGEDWENRLEAKELQANFAHLNLLSKHYGRAYRDFFLTSDANVDKQSSVASSSGYVSDYHRFGWLLFLALRVHVFSRCKDLVTCTNGLVSVLAILIIHVPVRFRNFNINDSQRFVKKDGKGVDIVSSLCNIFYTSEDELRKTMEKANNIIADILKKTPFPASECNSENMENIDTDGLTYFEDLLEDSSLTSSLGILEKDYDDAIRRKGELDERVFINVEDSILVSGSLSGGAVNISGVKRKFDAIASPAKTVTSPLSPQCSPGPHANGVHGGSNFKVAATPVSTAMTTAKWLRTVISPLPSKPSAELRHFLSSCDRDVTDDVVRRAHIILQAIFPNGGLGERCATGNLQSTNLMDNIWAEQRNLEAQKLYYRVLEAMCRAEAQILHATNLTSLLTNERFHRCMLACSAELVLATHKTVTMLFPAVLERTGITAFDLSKVIESFIRHEESLPRELRRHLNSLEERLLESMVWEKGSSMYNSLIVARPSLSAEINRLGLLAEPMPSLDAIAMHHNFSCGGVPPMPSLQKHETLPGQHGDIRSPKRLCMDYRSVLVERKSFTSPVKDRLLSNLKSKLPPPALQSAFASHSLTWASTWDIHVCSPTRPNPGGGGETCAETGISIFFGKITKLAAVRINGMVERLQLSQQIRENVYCLFQQILSQRTPLFFNRHIDQIVLCCFYGVAKISQLTLTFKEIIHNYRKQPQCKPQVFRSVFVDWSSARRNGRMSQEHVDIITFYNEIFIPAVKPLLVELGPAGTTTKTNRVPEVNNNTDAQCPASPKISPFPSLPDMSPKKVSAAHNVYVSPLRSSK; encoded by the exons ATGACTCGAGCTGCATTAGAGAAGACGGAGGACGCTAAACCTTTGGATGCAACATCCAGCATCTCGCGTACCTGTAGCTGCAATATGGACCGTCCCGAAGCTCGATTCACAAACTTCTGCgag ATGGGACTGTCATTGGATGAGAACACTTGTACGATAGCTATGAAGCTGTTTAAAGAAACCAAGCACCTTCTATTGGCGAATAGTTCTGCTATTGGAAATGGGACG CCTGATGAAGCAGAAAGGTTTTGGTTTGCATTTGTTTTATATGCTGTGAAAAGGCTAAGCGTGAATAATGGAGATAGCGAGCAACAAGGTTGTGATGATAATGGCTTTACCTTATGCCAGATACTAAGAGTTGCAAAGCTGAC CATTGTGGACTTCTTCAGGGAGCTTCCACATTTTGTTGTAAAGGCTGGTCCCATTTTGAGTAATTTATATGGTGAAGATTGGGAAAACAGACTTGAG GCGAAGGAGTTGCAGGCCAATTTTGCGCACTTGAATCTTCTTAGCAA GCACTATGGACGCGCCTACCGGGATTTCTTCTTGACAAGTGATGCAAATGTTGATAAGCAGTCATCTGTTGCTAGTTCGTCTGGTTATGTCTCGGACTACCATCGTTTTGGATGGTTGCTGTTTTTGGCACTTCGTGTACATGTGTTCAGCCGTTGTAAGGACTTGGTGACTTGCACAAATGGTTTGGTTTCTGTATTG gctattttaattattcatgtTCCTGTTCGCTTCAGAAACTTCAATATCAATGATTCTCAACGCTTCG TTAAGAAAGACGGGAAAGGTGTGGACATCGTTTCATCACTGTGCAACATTTTTTACACCTCAGAAGATGAGTTGAGGAAAACAATGGAAAAGGCCAATAATATAATAGCagatattttgaagaaaacacCATTTCCAGCATCTGAGTGTAATAGTGAGAACATGGAGAACATTGATACAG ATGGTTTAACATATTTTGAGGACCTACTGGAGGACTCGTCCTTGACATCGAGTTTAGGTATTTTGGAAAAGGATTATGATGATGCAATTCGTAGGAAGGGGGAACTGGATGAGAGGGTGTTCATTAATGTTGAGGACAGCATACTTGTTTCAGGGAGCTTGTCTGGAGGTGCTGTGAACATAAGTGGTGTCAAG agAAAATTTGATGCGATAGCCTCTCCAGCTAAGACAGTTACAAGTCCACTCTCTCCCCAGTGCTCTCCTGGACCTCATGCAAATGGTGTTCATGGTGGTTCTAATTTCAAGGTGGCTGCTACACCGGTAAGCACAGCAATGACAACTGCAAAGTGGCTTCGGACTGTCATCTCTCCACTTCCATCAAAACCATCTGCAGAGCTGCGGCATTTCCTGTCATCATGTGATCGGGATGTTACTGATGATGTAGTACGCAGGGCACATATAATATTGCAGGCTATATTTCCAAATGGTGGTCTTGGGGAGCGTTGTGCGACTGGAAATCTGCAAAGCACAAACCTCATGGACAACATCTGGGCAGAACAACGGAATCTTGAAGCACAGAAGTTATATTATAGAGTATTGGAAGCAATGTGTAGAGCAGAGGCCCAAATATTGCATGCAACCAATTTGACCTCTTTGTTAACTAATGAGAGGTTCCATAGATGTATGCTTGCCTGTTCTGCTGAACTAGTTCTGGCAACACATAAGACTGTCACAATGTTGTTTCCTGCCGTGTTGGAGAGGACCGGCATTACAGCTTTTGATCTTAGCAAGGTCATAGAGAGTTTTATTAGACATGAGGAATCCCTCCCGAGAGAACTGAGGCGTCATCTGAATTCATTGGAAGAACGACTTTTGGAGAGCATGGTATGGGAAAAGGGTTCCTCAATGTATAATTCTTTGATAGTGGCAAGACCTAGTCTCTCTGCTGAAATAAATCGACTTGGGTTATTGGCGGAACCAATGCCATCTTTAGATGCAATTGCCATGCATCATAATTTTTCTTGTGGAGGGGTTCCACCCATGCCATCTTTGCAGAAACATGAGACTTTACCAG GTCAGCATGGGGATATCAGATCTCCAAAGAGACTGTGCATGGATTATCGAAGTGTATTAGTAGAGAGGAAGTCATTTACATCCCCAGTCAAGGATCGCCTCCTGAGCAACCTTAAATCAAAGCTACCACCGCCCGCTTTGCAGTCTGCATTTGCTAG CCATTCTTTAACATGGGCTTCTACTTGGGATATCCATGTGTGCAGTCCAACACGGCCAAATCCAGGTGGTGGAGGGGAGACGTGTGCAGAAACTGGAATTAGTATATTCTTTGGCAAG ATAACTAAGTTGGCAGCGGTCAGAATCAATGGTATGGTTGAAAGGCTGCAACTATCTCAACAGATCAGGGAGAATGTGTATTGTCTTTTTCAGCAAATATTAAGTCAGCGGACGCCACTATTTTTTAACCGCCACATTGACCAAATCGTACTTTGTTGTTTTTATGGAGTTGCAAAG ATATCTCAACTTACCCTGACCTTTAAGGAAATTATTCACAACTACAGGAAGCAACCACAATGTAAACCACAAGTTTTCCGCAGTGTGTTTGTGGATTGGTCATCTGCCCGGCGCAATGGG AGAATGTCACAGGAACATGTTGATATCATTACATTTtacaatgaaatatttattccgGCTGTGAAGCCTCTGTTGGTTGAGCTTGGCCCTGCTGGAACAACTACAAAAACTAACCGAGTTCCTGAAGTCAACAATAATACTGATG CTCAATGTCCTGCATCTCCTAAAATATCTCCTTTTCCAAGTCTCCCTGATATGTCCCCAAAGAAAGTATCAGCAGCACATAATGTATACGTCTCTCCATTGCGATCATCAAAG